Genomic window (Staphylococcus debuckii):
ATTGCTCATTTTATGTGATGGAATGGGCGGGCATAAAGCCGGCGAGGTTGCGAGTCAATTTGTGGTCAATAGAATTCAAGAATTATTCGAAGAAGAAAATCTTGTTGAAGAAGACCAAGCAGAAGATTGGCTGCGCGCAACACTGCAGAAAATTAATAGAGAATTATACCACTATGCTTCTACAAATGAAGCATATCGCGGCATGGGCACAACAGCTGTAGCAGCGCTTGTCTTTGATAATCGCGTGGTGATCGCCAATATTGGCGATTCACGTGCTTATTTAGTGAACAGTCGCAGTATTGAACAAATTACGAGCGATCATTCTTTTGTTAACCACTTAGTGATGACAGGCCAAATTACTGAAGAAGAAGCATTTACACATCCTCAACGTAATATTATTACGAAAGTGATGGGGACGGATAAAATGGTGATTCCAGATGTTTATATTAAGCGTATTAATTTTTATGATTACCTTTTATTGAACTCTGACGGTTTAACAGATTTCGTACGTCCAAATACCATACAAACGCAGTTATCAGAACCGCTTCCTCTAGAAGAACAAGGAGAGACACTCTTGAATCTAGCGCAAGAGTATCACTCTACGGATAATGTCAGCTTCGTATTAGCTGAAATAGAAGGTGACAAGGTATGATGATCGGTTCAATAATCAATGAGCGATATAAAATTGTTGAGTTTCTTGGCGGAGGCGGCATGAGCAATGTCTACCTCGCTGAAGATTCAATTCTCAATCGCAAAGTTGCTGTAAAAATGATTCACATTGCACCACATGAAAAAGAGGAAATGATTCGCCGCTTTGAACGAGAAGTACATAATACCTCTCAGTTATCACATGAAAATATCGTCAATGTGATTGATGTTGGAGAAAACAATGAATATTTTTATTTGGTAATGGAATATATCGAAGGACCTACCTTATCTGAATATATTAAGACGCATGGGCCGCTCAGTATTGAGACTGCAATTAACTTTGCAGAACAAATTCTGGACGGGATTCAGCATGCCCATGAAGCGGGAATTGTACATAGAGATATAAAGCCGCAAAATATTTTAGTCGATCGTCATAAAACCTTGAGAATACTAGATTTCGGTATTGCAAAAGCTTTAAGCGAAACGGCTATGACGCAAACGAGTCATGTTCTGGGCACAGTACAATATCTATCCCCAGAACAAGCGAGAGGCGAATCTACAGATATGACTACCGATATCTATTCAATCGGTATCGTACTCTATGAAATGTTAGTAGGAGAACCGCCGTTTACAGGTGAAACTGCGGTAAGTATAGCGATTAAACATATTCAAGACGCCATGCCTAATGCGACAGATCAACGTCCAGAAATACCACAGGCGCTTAGTAACGTCATTTTAAAGGCTACGGAAAAGAATAGAAATGACCGCTATCAAGATACAGAGAGTATGAAAAGAGATTTAAGCAGTGTACTTAAAAATTCAAGAGCGAACGAATCAAAGTACGTGTCTGAGGAAGCCGCTGCAAAGACGATTGAAATTGATAAGGATGCGATTGCTAAGCAAGCGAGTCCTGGACCCGAAGCACAACGCAATGCATCGAAACAAGAAGCAGAACCGTTGAATGAAACGATGCAGATTCCTATTGTGGAACAACAGAAATTCCAAGGAGGAGAAGGTCCGATTTATGAAATGCCGAAGAAAAAACGCTCGAAGAAGAAAAAGTTTTTCTTCGCACTCATCTTCTTCTTTTTACTTGCTGGTCTGATTACATTCTTAGCGTTCGGTATGTTTGGAGATAAATACATTGAGACGCCTGATTTAAGAGGGAAATCTGAAGCCCAAGCGCAGCAGATATTAAAAGAACATCATATCAAAGTTGGGAAAACAACTAGAGCGTACAGCGATAAATATCAGGAAAATCAAATCGTCACTACTGATCCTGCGCCTGGCAAACGTGTTGCAGAGCATGGAACAGTCAATATCGTACTTTCAAAAGGGCCTCAAAAAGCGCATATGCCTAACTTATATGGTATGACAAAGGCAGACGCTTTGGACGCCTTGAAGAAACTCGGATTTAAAAATATCTCAATTAATCAAGAATACTCTAAAACTAAACTTGAGCGCGGCTTGATTGAAAATCAAAATATCTCAGCTGATGCTTATGTGCCAATCAAAGATACAAATATCGTATTGACCGAATCTCTAGGGATTAAACAAGTTTATGTAAAAGACTATACAGGCGAGTCCTATGACAAAGCTTCTAAAGAACTTATGCAAAAAGGCTTGAAGCCTGTAAAAGAGAAAGAAGAAAAAAGCGATAAAATTGAAAAAGGCAAAATTATATCTCAATCACCTACAAGTAAGTCTGTAGATGAAGATTCAACCGTGACCTTTGTGGTATCGTCAGGTAAAGAAGACAGTTCAGACAGTGAAAAAGATGAAGGTAAATCAGCAAGTTCTGATGACGTTAAACAAGTGACCGAAACGGTTAAGGTGCCTTATTCTGGAAAAGACGGCGATAGTCAGAAAGTAGAAGTCTTTGTACGTGATAAAGAACATCCAGGTACTTCATCTTCACAAACTTATAATATTACAAGCAGCCGTTCAGTTTCGATTCCTTTAAAAATAGAAAAAGGCAAAACTGCGGGTTATACAGTGCGTGTGGATGATAAAATCGTAGCCGATAAAGATGTCGGATATTAAATAGGTGAGAGCAGGAGCTGGGACAAAATGATGTCTCAGCTCTTGCTGTTTTTAAAGGCACAGTAGCTATCTGGATAATCAAAGTACCTAGCTACGTTCCATTTACCTTTATATTTCTCATATTCCTAAGAACATATAAATTGATATCGATATTTTCGTTAAATAGCCAAACCTTTGATATAATGAGGAGAAGAATACGAACGTAATAAGAGAGGTGTCTCGGTGAGAACAGGACGTATAATTAAGTCGATAAGCGGTGTCTATCGTGTGGATGCAGATGGTGAAATGTTTGATACGAAACCGCGCGGCTTATTCCGCAAGAAGAAATTTTCCCCGATTGTGGGAGATATTGTTGATTTTGAAATTGAAAATGTCACAGAGGGTTATATACAGCATGTACATGAAAGACGAAACGAGTTGAAGCGTCCGCCTGTGAGCAATATAGATCATCTTATTATAGTGATGAGTGCGGTTGAGCCTGATTTTTCAACGCAATTGGTAGATCGATTTTTAGTTATTGCGCATTCATATGGATTGAACCCCCGCATTATTGTAACTAAAAAAGATATGACTTCAGAAGAACAAATTCAACGCATAGAACAGTATCTAGTAATCTATCGCAATATTGGATACTCTACACAATTTGTCGGCAAAGATGATAATATCGAAGCCATCTTTGATGCGTGGGGAAGTGGACTAGCCGTGTTGAGCGGTCAATCCGGGGTCGGAAAATCTACTTTGCTGAATGCTTATCAACCCGACTTATCATTAGAAACTAACCAAATTTCAAAATCGCTTAATC
Coding sequences:
- a CDS encoding Stp1/IreP family PP2C-type Ser/Thr phosphatase — encoded protein: MLNAQFFTDTGHHREKNEDAGGVFYNQTEQQLLILCDGMGGHKAGEVASQFVVNRIQELFEEENLVEEDQAEDWLRATLQKINRELYHYASTNEAYRGMGTTAVAALVFDNRVVIANIGDSRAYLVNSRSIEQITSDHSFVNHLVMTGQITEEEAFTHPQRNIITKVMGTDKMVIPDVYIKRINFYDYLLLNSDGLTDFVRPNTIQTQLSEPLPLEEQGETLLNLAQEYHSTDNVSFVLAEIEGDKV
- the rsgA gene encoding ribosome small subunit-dependent GTPase A; amino-acid sequence: MRTGRIIKSISGVYRVDADGEMFDTKPRGLFRKKKFSPIVGDIVDFEIENVTEGYIQHVHERRNELKRPPVSNIDHLIIVMSAVEPDFSTQLVDRFLVIAHSYGLNPRIIVTKKDMTSEEQIQRIEQYLVIYRNIGYSTQFVGKDDNIEAIFDAWGSGLAVLSGQSGVGKSTLLNAYQPDLSLETNQISKSLNRGKHTTRHVELFERKDGFVADTPGFSALDFDHIQKDEVKDYFLEIQEYGQACKFRNCNHIREPKCNVKAQVEAGNIAQFRYDHYVQLFEEIANRKERY
- the pknB gene encoding Stk1 family PASTA domain-containing Ser/Thr kinase; the protein is MIGSIINERYKIVEFLGGGGMSNVYLAEDSILNRKVAVKMIHIAPHEKEEMIRRFEREVHNTSQLSHENIVNVIDVGENNEYFYLVMEYIEGPTLSEYIKTHGPLSIETAINFAEQILDGIQHAHEAGIVHRDIKPQNILVDRHKTLRILDFGIAKALSETAMTQTSHVLGTVQYLSPEQARGESTDMTTDIYSIGIVLYEMLVGEPPFTGETAVSIAIKHIQDAMPNATDQRPEIPQALSNVILKATEKNRNDRYQDTESMKRDLSSVLKNSRANESKYVSEEAAAKTIEIDKDAIAKQASPGPEAQRNASKQEAEPLNETMQIPIVEQQKFQGGEGPIYEMPKKKRSKKKKFFFALIFFFLLAGLITFLAFGMFGDKYIETPDLRGKSEAQAQQILKEHHIKVGKTTRAYSDKYQENQIVTTDPAPGKRVAEHGTVNIVLSKGPQKAHMPNLYGMTKADALDALKKLGFKNISINQEYSKTKLERGLIENQNISADAYVPIKDTNIVLTESLGIKQVYVKDYTGESYDKASKELMQKGLKPVKEKEEKSDKIEKGKIISQSPTSKSVDEDSTVTFVVSSGKEDSSDSEKDEGKSASSDDVKQVTETVKVPYSGKDGDSQKVEVFVRDKEHPGTSSSQTYNITSSRSVSIPLKIEKGKTAGYTVRVDDKIVADKDVGY